TCAAGCAGGTCCGCCGCAACAACCGCATAAGACGTTCGTATCTGTGCGGTCTTTGCAATGACGATCGCAGTATCAGAAAGTCCGACCACATTCGAGAGTCCGCTCACCGTTGAATCCAATAGACTGCAACCCGTCTGAGTGACTAACGAGACGGCAACGAATAATATTGCAATGAGTCGCTTCTTCATTTCTGCTCGCGGGACAATTTCCGCCAGTTATTATAACCCAAGCGATCAAGAATTGCTTTTTGGCGTGCGGTTAGCTTTGCGGCGACCTTAAATCCTGTCTGGGGCCCTCTTCCGGTGCCCTCGATACCTGCAAGCTTGTTGATCTCACCGAGGTCGATCGATTCGTTCCCGCGGACAAAACGATCGAATACTTTACGCAGACCCGGTCGCGAATCTACTGCTGCAAAGATCGCCGCATTTGCGTCGGTCGATGGGGCCGGGTGTTGGTGTTCAGAGTAGATCTCGCCAAGAAAATCGCCTATCGACACTCTGCCGTTAGACTCTGAAAGAAGCGCGATGTCCGCTCTGAATGCTGCAATAAGGCCACGAGCATAGATCTCAGTATTTCTTCCCGACCATCGATTCGAAGAGACCTCGATCAACGGGGCCCGCGTACCCTGCCCTGTATCGATCGCATGGGCCCGTCCAAGAGTGGCAAGAAAATCTCCGAAGCCGATCCGATTCAAAGCAAGGCCGGTCTTCAGTGATTGATACAACGCGAAACCCTCGTAAAACCAATCGTATGGCCCGGTTAGCGAAATACCATTCGGTATCCAAAGGTGAAACAGCTCGTGCCGCAGTTGTTCGTGAAGTCGCTGAAGCGACTGCGTGCGAAACGCCATATCGGATGAGACGATCGAAACTGTCCGGCCTCGAGTCTCGGCATACCATGTGCCGAACGGTACGTTGTCTCCTGGACGCGATAATACGACGGTAAACGGTCGGGTTGATTCTGTACGAAACAAATGTCTGTATTCGCCATAGATCTCATTGACAAATCTAGACGCCTCAACATCCGTAAAGAGCCAGTCACCAGACAAAAGCAATTTTCCTGGCGTACCCGAGACGGCGATCGATCGCCAACCGGGGCCGATCGGGATCACGGCTGATTCAAGATCTTCGAAGACCAATTCACGAACTCGATCTGGGCTGTTCTCCGCAAACGCCCTCCATCCTGCCGGAAGTATCAGATCGATATTTGCGATTCGCGGAGAACTTCGCTGCTGCTTAAAGGGCAGTAGATCCGCCATCATTAAGACGCCGGTTTCGCCACGGGCCCACGTTATGTGCGCTCCGGCATTTGCCTGTCTTAGAGGTTTCAGATCTACGGAATACGTCCATCGCTCGTATTCGCCTGACGCCAGATATTCGCCCGGTCCGAGTTTTCGATAGGAAACCGGTTCACCTCTCGGTCCATACAATTCGATCGAGGTTATACGGTCAGCGATCCCATCAACGCCAGCAATTGAGGTCTGGAACGAAAAATTGAGCTTATTATCGAGTACAGCTTCCGGCACAAAACGCCCGGAGACCTTTAGAACCTGGGGTCCTGCCTCGCCCATTTCGAGCGTTGCCTCTACACCCTGGCCATTGCTGTTTGTAAAGAATTGTAAAATCAACAAAAGTGAGGCAAATAAGCTCGAATTTGATGGTAAATTCTTTGACATCGAATAATCTTGGGAACTAAGATAATGGTTTACTCGTTGTTGTAACAGGCTCCTTGTTCAGGATAGAGAATATTATGAGTCTAATCAAAATCGTAATTTACGCTCTCGTATTTTTGCTGAGTCTTTTGTTTCTTGGCCGGTTTTTCTTTTGAGTCAACTGAGCCAACAAATGCGTTGCTTTAGCGGTTCAGAGCATCTGATCGCTGCCGCGGACGATAGTCATTAGAAAGTGTTGCTAACACTAGCGGTCGTCATTGACCGCTAGTTCTGTTTTGTATGAACGAACTAAGAAAGGTCAAACGGGCGCTGATCAGCCTTTCGGATAAAACAGGAGCGGCCGAATTCGCTCGGGCGCTTGCCTCGCTTGGTGTACAGATTATCTCGACCGGAGGCACAGCTAAAATGCTCCGCGAGCATGGACTCCAGGTCACCGAAGTCGCTGACCTAACCGGCTTCCCGGAAATGATGGACGGCCGTGTGAAGACGCTGCACCCAAAGATCCATGGAGCATTCCTGGCACTTCGTGATAATCCCGATCATATAGCCGCAATGGCTGCGCATGGCATTGAACCCATCGACATGGTCGTTATCAATCTTTATCCCTTTGAAGAGACGGTAGCGAAGACTGGCGTTGGCCTCGAGGAGGCAGTGGAAAACATCGACATCGGAGGTCCGGCGATGATCCGTTCGGCGTCAAAGAATTGGCGCGATGTAGCGGTATTGACCGACTCACGGTTGTACGACGAAGTTATCGAAGAAATGAAAGCAAGCGATTGCTCGTTATCGGTCGAAACGCGTCAGCGGCTTGCAACACTCGCATTCACACGTACAGCTGCTTATGACCTGGCAATTTCGTCGTATCTTGCGAAACAGCTTTCGAACGATGAGCTCGATCGGTTGGAGCCGTTCAACCCGCTCGGCGATCTGGTATTTTTCACGCCGGAAGAGGATGATCCCGAAAATGACGAAGAGTCGATCGATAATGATCCGGAGTCAAAATTTCAGAGCATCATTGAACTCACATTGAAAAAGCACGCAGATCTTCGGTATGGCGAAAATCCGCATCAGAAAGCTGCATTGTACCTGACAGGTGAGACAGTTGGAATCGCCAATGCAAAGCAACTGCATGGAAAAGAAATGTCGTTCAACAATTATGTTGACGCCGAAGCCGCATGGAACTTGGTCAACGATATTGACGATCTGGCGGCTGCAATAATCAAGCATACAAATCCTTCCGGCGTGGGCATCGGCGCGACGAGCGAGGAGGCGTACCGACGAGCACTATCTACCGATCCGATCTCTGCATTCGGTGGAATCGTCGCTTTTAACCGCGAGGTCGATATCGGCGCTGCGGCCGCCGTCAACGAAGTATTCACAGAGGTCGTCGTCGCCCCCGGTTATACTGTTGACGCAATTGAACTTTTCAGGACAAAGAAAAATCTCCGGGTGATCAGGGCAAAACCGGGGTCATCATCGGGCGTTGAGTTCGAACAGATCAGCGGGGGCATGCTGGTTCAGGAAAAGGATGGTCTCCGGATCTCGATCGATGAGATCAAGATAGTAACCGAAAAACAGCCGACGGAAATGGAACTTCGATCAATGATATTAGCGTGGCGGGTCTGTAAACACGTCAAGTCAAACGCTATAGTCATCGCAAACAACGTTCAGACGATCGGAGTGGGTGCCGGACAAATGAACCGCGTGGATTCAGTTCGCATTGCCGCAATGCGCTCGGAACGTTTCGGACTTCCTTTGATCGGGGCCGCACTGGCATCTGATGCTTTTTTTCCATTTCGTGATAACGTCGACGAGGCCGCAAGCATTGGCATTTCGGCGATAATTCAACCGGGCGGATCTATAAAGGACAAAGAATCGATCGCGGCAGCTAACGAACACGGTATTGTGATGGCGTTCACCGGAATCAGGCATTTTAAGCACTAGTGTTCAAATTTGTTAGTTAATGTAATACTTTAATAAACACTTGACATTGTGGATGCGATCCTATAGCATAACTATATACAGCACAACTGAAGGAACGCCCGGTTGGGTTCGATTGCATCGAACCTGCCGGGTTTTTCAGTGCGACCGGCGGGCCGTCTCAATATCACGAACTCGGCAAAATCGGTAACTTCGGAGTCGCAGACCTCAAGAAATTGGCATTTGACGCATGCCAAATTGTCTTTCGCGATCAACTGTGACCAATTGCTCAAGGCAGGAATGTTTCGATCCCGAGTTTATGACCATCGCTCGAGATCGAAACTGTACCGCGATCTCCGGTCGTGATCACCTGTGCTCCAACCGCTCGCCAACGTTCGACGACCTCTGAGTGTGGGTGGCCGAACATCGATCGCCGACCGACCGGAATGACGGCAATGTCCGGCCTAACCGCGTCTATAAATGCCTGAGTAGACGACGAGCGACTCCCGTGGTGCGGAACCTTAACGACGGAGGAGGAAATTGTCTGAGACTCGTATAATATCCGTTCCTCAGCTTCTTTTTCTATGTCGCCCGTAAAGAGAAAGGAGTGCTCACCGAAAACGATCCTGATGACGACGGAGTCATTATTGTCCGAAAGACCTGTGAACCGATCCTCCGGAGGCCAGATCACTTCGACCGTGACACCATCAACATTGATTCGGTCACCCGTTTTTACTTCACTGACGGGTACGCCTCTACGAATCGCAGAGTCGAGCAAACGCTGTAATTCAATGGATGAACCCCGCGTCGGGCCGCGAATGACCTTTCCGACTCGGAAGTTTGAAACTACGTCTGATAGCCCGTCCGCATGATCTGCATCAGCATGCGTAGTCAGTAAAAGATCGACACTAGAGTAACCCTTCTCCCAAAGGAATTCAGAAACTACGATCTCA
The DNA window shown above is from Chloracidobacterium sp. and carries:
- the purH gene encoding bifunctional phosphoribosylaminoimidazolecarboxamide formyltransferase/IMP cyclohydrolase, translated to MNELRKVKRALISLSDKTGAAEFARALASLGVQIISTGGTAKMLREHGLQVTEVADLTGFPEMMDGRVKTLHPKIHGAFLALRDNPDHIAAMAAHGIEPIDMVVINLYPFEETVAKTGVGLEEAVENIDIGGPAMIRSASKNWRDVAVLTDSRLYDEVIEEMKASDCSLSVETRQRLATLAFTRTAAYDLAISSYLAKQLSNDELDRLEPFNPLGDLVFFTPEEDDPENDEESIDNDPESKFQSIIELTLKKHADLRYGENPHQKAALYLTGETVGIANAKQLHGKEMSFNNYVDAEAAWNLVNDIDDLAAAIIKHTNPSGVGIGATSEEAYRRALSTDPISAFGGIVAFNREVDIGAAAAVNEVFTEVVVAPGYTVDAIELFRTKKNLRVIRAKPGSSSGVEFEQISGGMLVQEKDGLRISIDEIKIVTEKQPTEMELRSMILAWRVCKHVKSNAIVIANNVQTIGVGAGQMNRVDSVRIAAMRSERFGLPLIGAALASDAFFPFRDNVDEAASIGISAIIQPGGSIKDKESIAAANEHGIVMAFTGIRHFKH